Proteins encoded in a region of the Clostridiales bacterium genome:
- the atpD gene encoding F0F1 ATP synthase subunit beta → MDKEVNNGYVLQIIGPVIDVKFENNHMPKIYEKLVIYEDDIIVPLEVFSHIEKGVVRCIALKATEGLSRGMRVISSGETIKAPVGVEVLGRVINVLGEPIDQKGEIKTKEKWSIYRPAPKFYEQSNNIEILETGIKVIDLLAPYAKGGKIGLFGGAGVGKTVLILELIRNVAHEHGGYSIFTGVGERSREGYEMIQDMTQSGVLDKTALVFGQMNEPPGARMKVAFMGLTLAEYFRDVMNQDVLLFIDNIYRFVQAGNEVSALLGRMPSAVGYQPTLAHELGLLQERITSTKNGSITSIQAIYVPADDLTDPAPAAIFSHLDATTVLSRRIVEQGIYPAVAPLESSSIALDPAVVGQEHYDVARKVTESLQRYKELQDIIAILGMDELSEEDKKIVYRARKMQKFLSQPLFVASVFTGVEGRYVDTKATVQSFKAILDGEVDELNENAFYMVGDLDEAKKNAAQMH, encoded by the coding sequence TTATTGTGCCTTTGGAAGTGTTTTCGCATATAGAAAAAGGCGTTGTCCGTTGCATTGCGCTTAAGGCAACAGAAGGCTTATCTAGGGGAATGCGGGTAATTTCTTCGGGAGAAACCATAAAAGCGCCAGTAGGCGTAGAGGTTTTGGGGCGGGTAATCAATGTTTTAGGCGAGCCTATTGACCAAAAAGGCGAAATTAAAACCAAAGAAAAATGGAGCATATATAGACCTGCGCCCAAATTTTACGAGCAATCCAATAATATTGAGATATTAGAAACGGGCATTAAAGTCATAGACTTGCTTGCGCCTTACGCCAAGGGCGGAAAAATAGGGTTATTCGGCGGCGCTGGCGTAGGCAAAACGGTGCTGATTTTGGAGCTTATACGCAATGTCGCGCACGAACATGGAGGATATTCTATCTTTACCGGAGTAGGCGAAAGAAGCCGCGAGGGTTATGAGATGATACAAGATATGACCCAATCGGGCGTTTTGGACAAAACAGCTTTAGTATTTGGTCAAATGAACGAGCCTCCGGGCGCGCGCATGAAGGTTGCTTTTATGGGGCTTACTTTGGCTGAATACTTTAGAGATGTAATGAATCAAGATGTCTTGCTGTTTATTGACAATATTTATAGGTTTGTCCAAGCGGGTAACGAGGTTTCGGCGTTATTGGGCAGAATGCCCAGCGCGGTAGGCTATCAACCGACATTAGCGCATGAATTGGGGCTTTTGCAAGAAAGGATAACCTCCACAAAAAACGGCTCTATCACCAGCATCCAGGCTATTTATGTGCCTGCTGATGACTTGACCGATCCCGCGCCCGCGGCTATCTTTTCGCATTTGGACGCGACCACTGTTTTGTCCAGAAGAATAGTAGAGCAAGGAATATATCCTGCCGTAGCGCCGCTTGAATCCTCAAGCATAGCTTTAGATCCTGCGGTAGTAGGACAAGAACATTACGATGTCGCCAGAAAGGTTACCGAGAGTTTACAAAGATATAAAGAACTTCAGGATATAATAGCGATTTTAGGCATGGACGAGTTATCGGAAGAAGACAAAAAGATTGTATATAGGGCAAGAAAGATGCAAAAATTTTTGTCCCAGCCGTTGTTTGTGGCGTCTGTATTTACCGGCGTAGAAGGCAGATATGTGGATACCAAAGCCACTGTGCAAAGTTTTAAGGCTATTTTGGACGGCGAAGTGGACGAGCTTAACGAAAACGCTTTTTATATGGTCGGCGATTTGGATGAAGCAAAGAAAAACGCCGCCCAAATGCATTAA
- the atpC gene encoding ATP synthase F1 subunit epsilon, with the protein MEKVINEFYLEIVTPDRLFFKGYVESLVFNSSSGEMGIMYNALPMVTALKPGTIKIRQKNKWMEAHSGEGFIQVRPKNVIIMAQTAKWPYELGIADTKPRHDTLAIKKKKEQSLKEYKLAKAQLARHFANLRLRDHDID; encoded by the coding sequence ATGGAAAAAGTCATAAACGAGTTTTATTTGGAAATAGTCACGCCTGATAGATTGTTTTTTAAAGGCTATGTTGAGTCTTTGGTTTTTAATTCGTCCTCGGGCGAGATGGGCATAATGTATAACGCCTTGCCTATGGTAACCGCGCTAAAACCCGGAACAATAAAAATACGCCAAAAAAACAAATGGATGGAAGCCCATAGCGGCGAAGGTTTTATACAAGTCCGTCCCAAAAATGTGATTATAATGGCGCAAACGGCAAAATGGCCGTATGAACTGGGTATTGCGGACACAAAACCTAGACACGATACGCTGGCAATTAAGAAGAAAAAAGAACAATCTTTAAAAGAATATAAACTTGCCAAGGCGCAATTAGCTCGGCATTTTGCCAACTTAAGATTAAGGGATCATGATATTGATTAA
- the fabG gene encoding 3-oxoacyl-ACP reductase FabG, whose product MKKTVLITGASKGIGRATAILFAQKGYNVSINYNHSHNEALDLMKYMIKNGYFAAAYQADISKKEQAVGLVEKTINDFGGLDVIVNNAGVAQTKLFTEITENDWDKIFDVNIKGMYFVLNAALPFLISQKRGKIINVSSIWGVCGASCEAHYSSAKAAVIGLTKALAKELGPSGINVNCVCPGVIDTQMLDEYNKEELDALKDKTPLGRLGTPEDVAKCIYFLASKDADFITGQILNVDGGFAI is encoded by the coding sequence TTGAAAAAAACAGTTTTAATAACGGGCGCTTCAAAAGGCATTGGCAGGGCGACCGCCATTTTGTTCGCCCAAAAAGGATATAATGTTTCAATCAATTATAACCATTCGCATAACGAAGCCCTAGACTTAATGAAATATATGATAAAAAACGGCTACTTTGCCGCCGCCTACCAAGCGGACATATCAAAGAAAGAGCAAGCCGTCGGCTTGGTTGAAAAGACTATAAACGATTTTGGCGGCCTTGATGTGATTGTCAATAACGCGGGCGTCGCCCAAACCAAATTGTTTACAGAAATAACCGAAAACGATTGGGATAAAATCTTTGATGTCAATATTAAGGGTATGTATTTTGTGTTAAACGCGGCGTTGCCTTTTTTGATTTCACAAAAACGGGGAAAGATTATTAATGTCTCTTCCATATGGGGCGTATGCGGCGCGTCTTGCGAAGCGCATTATTCTTCGGCAAAAGCCGCTGTAATAGGGCTTACTAAGGCGCTGGCAAAAGAATTAGGCCCTTCGGGCATTAATGTAAATTGCGTTTGCCCCGGCGTCATTGACACTCAAATGCTGGATGAATATAACAAAGAAGAACTTGACGCTTTAAAAGACAAAACGCCTTTGGGAAGGTTGGGAACGCCCGAGGATGTAGCCAAATGCATATATTTTTTGGCGTCAAAAGACGCTGATTTTATCACCGGTCAAATTTTAAATGTTGACGGCGGTTTTGCTATTTAA